From the genome of Halictus rubicundus isolate RS-2024b chromosome 2, iyHalRubi1_principal, whole genome shotgun sequence, one region includes:
- the LOC143363383 gene encoding uncharacterized protein LOC143363383 isoform X2 — MMEEPLNQAASPTGDSNCSGSEEINSATIVTLDERLLDINTRHSLSVLRTPPTKKAKRVRFFRNGDKFYTGIVMAVTPERYRSFDSLASDLTRALISSVTLPNGVRAIYTMDGRKVQSINDLEDGKCYVVSGQGEIFKKVEYSSTKVRRGNSLSGLPQSPAGTGRQISAIPLCVKARIITLIRHGTKPRKVVRLLLNKRNAPSLEHAMEAITDAVKLDTGAVRKVYTLSGQQVNSLEQFFENDDIFVAYGPEKANQEDFELDFEESKNVQSFRRCPWTSKRQSGPMPRMPRKSGKKMLTTPQVRTPSPSSLILPQPLRLHYTVGHVIGDGNFAVVRHCIHKSSGAEYAMKIVDKYKCQGKETMLASEVTILRQVCHPNVISLIAEQETADQLFLVMELVKGGDLFDALAAVTKFSEAEASVMTGHLTSALAYLHSHHIVHRDVKPENLLVEMEGSHVRCLKLGDFGLAQVVREPLYTVCGTPTYVAPEILAETGYGLKIDIWAAGVILYILLCGFPPFVSPENEQEELFERILSGYYEFTSPYWDNISDSAKQLISNMLQAQPELRFTAEDVLDHPWLASFLGGEQTTASTPTNPSEQHWNQQCKPIRVATDFEFDYKNLIQDGSSQDDIDGTTDNRHGRPNIRSKWNDILSSLEPGSINSHGIIDQDQNFDLDETNFNNGNPSDDEPMSFSADGLQDIHDLSQTMNNLINDLNEKQIQEYHLKSSNSETSSLNSISENAMLISGYHNATTVQTNYMQEISTNSNVDTFETPKSVNSNVNKKKWRQKYLYENLIRPDKINLKLECDDMKNCNVLLSSTTSSTGSSTNDIETSDSFVNIQFAQLTQEQRSSSTQSMESTDSFENICFSYKEPKNDNTSDTNDNDFANEDLQLNISSLTNQNKSATKILHTPRTLKINISEVSKTQNLVNNKKSSMKTPESSKFTKNEVKLRREKCTPKNVTDSRIPTRNKRFSCFLPSSTKKEAGSVLVNDKLLPASGRISRKFSSIDELRDEKQTVTEKTKRFSLYYTPQPLRKNYESDIKAGKSVCKNIVTSRGDRQSNGKTLEASRKKEEGSELGEKNTVKSRRSVIDNTTPTTRSKSTKQNAHVRSTANPTITISRSK, encoded by the exons ATGATGGAGGAACCACTGAATCAAGCTGCCTCACCGACTGGTGATAGCAATTGTTCAGGAagcgaagaaataaattcagCAACCATAGTGACTTTAGATGAAAGATTATTGGATATTAATACACGCCACTCTTTAAGTGTTCTTAGGACGCCACCAACTAAGAAGGCGAAGAGAGTGAGATTTTTTCGAAATGGAGATAAATTTTATACTGGTATTGTAATGGCAGTGACTCCAGAAAGATATCGTAGTTTTGATAGCTTAGCTTCAGATTTAACAAGAGCTTTAATATCAAGCGTTACCTTACCCAATGGTGTTAGGGCAATTTATACTATGGATGGACGAAAAGTTCAAAGTATCAACGACTTGGAAGATGGTAAATGTTATGTAGTTTCTGGACAAGgagaaatttttaagaaagtcgaATATTCGTCTACGAAAGTGAGGAGGGGTAATTCTTTATCTGGTTTACCACAATCTCCAGCAGGAACTGGGAGACAAATAAGTGCTATACCATTATGTGTTAAAGCAAGAATAATTACATTAATTCGACATGGCACAAAACCACGTAAAGTTGTGCGTCTTTTATTAAATAAGAGAAATGCTCCAAGCTTAGAACATGCAATGGAAGCAATTACGGATGCAGTTAAATTAGATACTGGAGCAGTGAGAAAAGTTTATACGCTATCAGGTCAACAAGTTAACTCATtggaacaattttttgaaaatgatgaTATCTTTGTGGCTTACGGACCTGAGAAAGCAAACCAAGAAGATTTTGAATTAGATTTTGAAGAATCTAAAAATGTCCAAAGTTTTAGAAGATGTCCGTGGACATCAAAAAGACAAAGTGGTCCAATGCCTAGAATGCCTCGTAAATCTGGAAAGAAGATGCTTACAACACCACAAGTGCGTACACCTAGCCCTTCTTCGTTGATTTTACCACAACCATTACGTTTACATTATACAGTTGGTCATGTAATTGGAGATGGTAATTTTGCAGTTGTCAGGCATTGCATTCATAA ATCTTCAGGTGCAGAATACGCAATGAAAATTGTAGATAAGTATAAGTGCCAGGGTAAAGAAACAATGTTGGCAAGTGAAGTGACAATTTTACGACAAGTTTGTCATCCAAATGTTATTAGTTTGATCGCAGAACAAGAAACAGCGGACCAATTGTTTTTAGTCATGGAACTTGTAAAG GGAGGAGATTTATTCGATGCTCTCGCTGCAGTAACAAAATTCTCTGAAGCTGAAGCCAGTGTAATGACTGGACACTTAACATCTGCCTTAGCTTATTTACATTCGCATCATATAGTTCACCGTGATGTTAAACCTGAGAATCTTTTAGTAGAAATGGAGGGCAGTCATGTAAGATGTCTCAAATTAGGTGATTTTGGATTAGCTCAAGTAGTAAGGGAGCCATTGTATACAGTATGTGGTACACCCACATATGTAGCACCAGAAATTTTGGCAGAAACTGGATATGGATTAAAG ATTGACATATGGGCAGCTGGTGTAATACTCTATATTCTACTTTGTGGTTTTCCACCATTCGTGTCGCCTGAAAATGAACAGGAAGAACTATTTGAACGTATTCTAAGTGGTTATTATGAATTCACGTCCCCGTATTGGGATAATATATCAGATTCTGCCAAACAGTTGATTTCAAATATGCTCCAAGCACAGCCCGAATTGAGATTCACTGCCGAAGATGTACTGGATCATCCATGGCTAGCG AGCTTTCTAGGAGGCGAGCAGACCACAGCATCAACCCCTACCAACCCGTCGGAGCAACACTGGAATCAGCAGTGTAAGCCGATAAGAGTTGCAACTGATTTTGAGTTTGACTACAAGAATCTAATACAGGACGGCAGTTCACAAGATGATATTGATGGCACAACTGATAACAGACATGGCAGACCAAATATCAGAAGCAAGTGGAATGATATTTTGTCGTCGTTAGAACCAGGAAGTATTAATTCGCATGGTATTATCGATCAAGATCAAAATTTTGATCTCGATGAAACGAATTTTAATAATGGAAATCCAAGTGACGACGAACCCATGTCTTTCAGTGCAGACGGTTTACAAGATATTCATGATCTTAGTCAGACTATGAATAATCTTATAAACGATTTAAATGAGAAACAAATTCAAGAGTATCATTTAAAATCGTCAAACAGTGAAACTTCATCCTTAAACAGTATTTCCGAAAACGCAATGTTAATAAGCGGTTATCATAATGCAACAACGGTTCAAACCAAT TATATGCAGGAAATATCAACCAATAGTAATGTGGACACATTTGAAACACCTAAATCTGTTAATTCaaatgttaataaaaaaaagtggCGGCAAAAATATCTTTACGAAAACTTAATACGTCCTGATAAGATTAATTTAAAACTCGAGTGTGACGATATGAAAAATTGCAATGTACTTTTATCCTCGACTACTAGTTCGACTGGTAGTTCCACTAATGATATAGAAACATCAGACAGCTTTGTCAACATTCAGTTTGCACAATTAACACAAGAACAAAGGTCAAGTTCAACTCAAAGTATGGAGTCAACTGatagttttgaaaatatttgtttttcttACAAGGAACCAAAGAATGATAACACGAGTGATACAAATGATAATGATTTTGCGAATGAAGACTTACAACTGAACATTTCTTCCTTAACAAACCAAAATAAGTCAGCAACCAAAATATTACACACGCCAagaacattaaaaattaatatttcagaagTTTCGAAAACGCAGAATCttgtaaacaataaaaaaagttcaATGAAAACTCCGGAATCATCAAAATTCACGAAAAATGAGGTGAAACTTCGACGTGAAAAATGTACACCAAAAAATGTTACAGATTCGAGGATACCAACAAGAAATAAAAGATTTAGTTGTTTCTTACCATCTTCAACGAAAAAGGAGGCTGGGTCTGTTTTAGTTAACGATAAATTACTTCCGGCTTCTGGCAGAATAAGTCGAAAGTTTAGTTCTATTGATGAATTGCGAGATGAGAAGCAAACAGTGACAGAAAAAACGAAAAGGTTCAGtttatattatactccacaGCCTTTGCGGAAAAATTATGAAAGTGACATAAAAGCTGGGAAAAGTGTGTGTAAGAATATCGTAACAAGTCGCGGCGATCGACAAAGTAATGGGAAAACTTTGGAGGCGagtagaaagaaagaagaaggtTCAGAACTCGGTGAAAAGAATACCGTAAAAAGTCGAAGGTCAGTTATAGATAATACAACACCCACCACAAGAAGTAAATCTACTAAGCAGAATGCCCACGTCAGATCTACAGCAAATCCTACCATAACGATCAGTAGATCTAAATGA
- the LOC143363383 gene encoding uncharacterized protein LOC143363383 isoform X1: MMEEPLNQAASPTGDSNCSGSEEINSATIVTLDERLLDINTRHSLSVLRTPPTKKAKRVRFFRNGDKFYTGIVMAVTPERYRSFDSLASDLTRALISSVTLPNGVRAIYTMDGRKVQSINDLEDGKCYVVSGQGEIFKKVEYSSTKVRRGNSLSGLPQSPAGTGRQISAIPLCVKARIITLIRHGTKPRKVVRLLLNKRNAPSLEHAMEAITDAVKLDTGAVRKVYTLSGQQVNSLEQFFENDDIFVAYGPEKANQEDFELDFEESKNVQSFRRCPWTSKRQSGPMPRMPRKSGKKMLTTPQVRTPSPSSLILPQPLRLHYTVGHVIGDGNFAVVRHCIHKSSGAEYAMKIVDKYKCQGKETMLASEVTILRQVCHPNVISLIAEQETADQLFLVMELVKGGDLFDALAAVTKFSEAEASVMTGHLTSALAYLHSHHIVHRDVKPENLLVEMEGSHVRCLKLGDFGLAQVVREPLYTVCGTPTYVAPEILAETGYGLKIDIWAAGVILYILLCGFPPFVSPENEQEELFERILSGYYEFTSPYWDNISDSAKQLISNMLQAQPELRFTAEDVLDHPWLASFLGGEQTTASTPTNPSEQHWNQQCKPIRVATDFEFDYKNLIQDGSSQDDIDGTTDNRHGRPNIRSKWNDILSSLEPGSINSHGIIDQDQNFDLDETNFNNGNPSDDEPMSFSADGLQDIHDLSQTMNNLINDLNEKQIQEYHLKSSNSETSSLNSISENAMLISGYHNATTVQTNVSCDKNPIKENMYSFKERNSPSEINSTIQYMQEISTNSNVDTFETPKSVNSNVNKKKWRQKYLYENLIRPDKINLKLECDDMKNCNVLLSSTTSSTGSSTNDIETSDSFVNIQFAQLTQEQRSSSTQSMESTDSFENICFSYKEPKNDNTSDTNDNDFANEDLQLNISSLTNQNKSATKILHTPRTLKINISEVSKTQNLVNNKKSSMKTPESSKFTKNEVKLRREKCTPKNVTDSRIPTRNKRFSCFLPSSTKKEAGSVLVNDKLLPASGRISRKFSSIDELRDEKQTVTEKTKRFSLYYTPQPLRKNYESDIKAGKSVCKNIVTSRGDRQSNGKTLEASRKKEEGSELGEKNTVKSRRSVIDNTTPTTRSKSTKQNAHVRSTANPTITISRSK, encoded by the exons ATGATGGAGGAACCACTGAATCAAGCTGCCTCACCGACTGGTGATAGCAATTGTTCAGGAagcgaagaaataaattcagCAACCATAGTGACTTTAGATGAAAGATTATTGGATATTAATACACGCCACTCTTTAAGTGTTCTTAGGACGCCACCAACTAAGAAGGCGAAGAGAGTGAGATTTTTTCGAAATGGAGATAAATTTTATACTGGTATTGTAATGGCAGTGACTCCAGAAAGATATCGTAGTTTTGATAGCTTAGCTTCAGATTTAACAAGAGCTTTAATATCAAGCGTTACCTTACCCAATGGTGTTAGGGCAATTTATACTATGGATGGACGAAAAGTTCAAAGTATCAACGACTTGGAAGATGGTAAATGTTATGTAGTTTCTGGACAAGgagaaatttttaagaaagtcgaATATTCGTCTACGAAAGTGAGGAGGGGTAATTCTTTATCTGGTTTACCACAATCTCCAGCAGGAACTGGGAGACAAATAAGTGCTATACCATTATGTGTTAAAGCAAGAATAATTACATTAATTCGACATGGCACAAAACCACGTAAAGTTGTGCGTCTTTTATTAAATAAGAGAAATGCTCCAAGCTTAGAACATGCAATGGAAGCAATTACGGATGCAGTTAAATTAGATACTGGAGCAGTGAGAAAAGTTTATACGCTATCAGGTCAACAAGTTAACTCATtggaacaattttttgaaaatgatgaTATCTTTGTGGCTTACGGACCTGAGAAAGCAAACCAAGAAGATTTTGAATTAGATTTTGAAGAATCTAAAAATGTCCAAAGTTTTAGAAGATGTCCGTGGACATCAAAAAGACAAAGTGGTCCAATGCCTAGAATGCCTCGTAAATCTGGAAAGAAGATGCTTACAACACCACAAGTGCGTACACCTAGCCCTTCTTCGTTGATTTTACCACAACCATTACGTTTACATTATACAGTTGGTCATGTAATTGGAGATGGTAATTTTGCAGTTGTCAGGCATTGCATTCATAA ATCTTCAGGTGCAGAATACGCAATGAAAATTGTAGATAAGTATAAGTGCCAGGGTAAAGAAACAATGTTGGCAAGTGAAGTGACAATTTTACGACAAGTTTGTCATCCAAATGTTATTAGTTTGATCGCAGAACAAGAAACAGCGGACCAATTGTTTTTAGTCATGGAACTTGTAAAG GGAGGAGATTTATTCGATGCTCTCGCTGCAGTAACAAAATTCTCTGAAGCTGAAGCCAGTGTAATGACTGGACACTTAACATCTGCCTTAGCTTATTTACATTCGCATCATATAGTTCACCGTGATGTTAAACCTGAGAATCTTTTAGTAGAAATGGAGGGCAGTCATGTAAGATGTCTCAAATTAGGTGATTTTGGATTAGCTCAAGTAGTAAGGGAGCCATTGTATACAGTATGTGGTACACCCACATATGTAGCACCAGAAATTTTGGCAGAAACTGGATATGGATTAAAG ATTGACATATGGGCAGCTGGTGTAATACTCTATATTCTACTTTGTGGTTTTCCACCATTCGTGTCGCCTGAAAATGAACAGGAAGAACTATTTGAACGTATTCTAAGTGGTTATTATGAATTCACGTCCCCGTATTGGGATAATATATCAGATTCTGCCAAACAGTTGATTTCAAATATGCTCCAAGCACAGCCCGAATTGAGATTCACTGCCGAAGATGTACTGGATCATCCATGGCTAGCG AGCTTTCTAGGAGGCGAGCAGACCACAGCATCAACCCCTACCAACCCGTCGGAGCAACACTGGAATCAGCAGTGTAAGCCGATAAGAGTTGCAACTGATTTTGAGTTTGACTACAAGAATCTAATACAGGACGGCAGTTCACAAGATGATATTGATGGCACAACTGATAACAGACATGGCAGACCAAATATCAGAAGCAAGTGGAATGATATTTTGTCGTCGTTAGAACCAGGAAGTATTAATTCGCATGGTATTATCGATCAAGATCAAAATTTTGATCTCGATGAAACGAATTTTAATAATGGAAATCCAAGTGACGACGAACCCATGTCTTTCAGTGCAGACGGTTTACAAGATATTCATGATCTTAGTCAGACTATGAATAATCTTATAAACGATTTAAATGAGAAACAAATTCAAGAGTATCATTTAAAATCGTCAAACAGTGAAACTTCATCCTTAAACAGTATTTCCGAAAACGCAATGTTAATAAGCGGTTATCATAATGCAACAACGGTTCAAACCAATGTGAGTTGTGACAAAAATCCAATTAAAGAAAATATGTATTCCttcaaagaaagaaattctccTAGTGAAATTAATTCTACTATACAGTATATGCAGGAAATATCAACCAATAGTAATGTGGACACATTTGAAACACCTAAATCTGTTAATTCaaatgttaataaaaaaaagtggCGGCAAAAATATCTTTACGAAAACTTAATACGTCCTGATAAGATTAATTTAAAACTCGAGTGTGACGATATGAAAAATTGCAATGTACTTTTATCCTCGACTACTAGTTCGACTGGTAGTTCCACTAATGATATAGAAACATCAGACAGCTTTGTCAACATTCAGTTTGCACAATTAACACAAGAACAAAGGTCAAGTTCAACTCAAAGTATGGAGTCAACTGatagttttgaaaatatttgtttttcttACAAGGAACCAAAGAATGATAACACGAGTGATACAAATGATAATGATTTTGCGAATGAAGACTTACAACTGAACATTTCTTCCTTAACAAACCAAAATAAGTCAGCAACCAAAATATTACACACGCCAagaacattaaaaattaatatttcagaagTTTCGAAAACGCAGAATCttgtaaacaataaaaaaagttcaATGAAAACTCCGGAATCATCAAAATTCACGAAAAATGAGGTGAAACTTCGACGTGAAAAATGTACACCAAAAAATGTTACAGATTCGAGGATACCAACAAGAAATAAAAGATTTAGTTGTTTCTTACCATCTTCAACGAAAAAGGAGGCTGGGTCTGTTTTAGTTAACGATAAATTACTTCCGGCTTCTGGCAGAATAAGTCGAAAGTTTAGTTCTATTGATGAATTGCGAGATGAGAAGCAAACAGTGACAGAAAAAACGAAAAGGTTCAGtttatattatactccacaGCCTTTGCGGAAAAATTATGAAAGTGACATAAAAGCTGGGAAAAGTGTGTGTAAGAATATCGTAACAAGTCGCGGCGATCGACAAAGTAATGGGAAAACTTTGGAGGCGagtagaaagaaagaagaaggtTCAGAACTCGGTGAAAAGAATACCGTAAAAAGTCGAAGGTCAGTTATAGATAATACAACACCCACCACAAGAAGTAAATCTACTAAGCAGAATGCCCACGTCAGATCTACAGCAAATCCTACCATAACGATCAGTAGATCTAAATGA